A stretch of DNA from Pseudoalteromonas ruthenica:
CTAAACACCGACTGCGCCAATTTAGTGGCAACAGGAAAGTCTTTATCTTCATAGCCTAATTCAGCAAAAGCACTCTGCTGGTGCATGCAGGTACCGTAGTAAATCATAGTAGGGACACCTTGTGCTTTATAAGCTTGCATATCTGACTCTCGGTTATCACTCACTAACGTATACTGAGCCCAAGAGCTGAGGTAACCTGAGGGCACTTTAGGAGTTTTAAACTTACCGCTTAATTGCTCCTCATAGCGCTGTGCTGCTTTATTTCTGTTCTCTAACTCTTCAGGGAATGCTGCCAGCTTTTCCAGTAGTATGGCCGCTTGGATGGTATCTAACCGGCTATTCATTCCTATACGCACATTGTCATACTTGTCTTTTCCCTTACCATGAACACGGTAGGATCTTAACAACTCTGCGTATTCGTCACTATTTGTAAAAATAGCACCGCCATCGCCATAGCAACCTAAAGGTTTAGCAGGGAAAAAGCTTGTTGTAGCAATATCTCCAAAGCTACCAGCTCGGCGTGAGTTTATAGCGCCTCCAAATCCTTGAGCCGCATCCTCGATGAGTTTGAGCCCATACTTTTCAGCGATACGCTCTAACTCAGGGTAGTTTGCTGGCAGACCAAATAAGTCGACAGCTATAATTGCCTTGGGTGTATAAAGACCCTGTTCAATTACGCTTTTTATCTGCTTCTCAAGGTGGACGGGGCAGATATTGAATGTGTCCTCATCAGAGTCCACGAAAACAGGTGTTGCACCAGCGTATGATATAACTTCGGCGGTGGCGAAAAAGGTAAACGTTGGACAAAAAACAGCGTCATTCTCTTCGATCCCCAATGTCATCAAAGACAGTGTTAATGCGTCGGTTCCATTCGCACATGAAATCACATGTTTAACACCGACATAATCGGCCAGCTGTTGCTCTAACTCGCGTACTTCAGGACCCATGATGTACTGACCATGTTCGAGGACCGTTTTTATACGCGCATCAATTTTATTTTGTAAATGCTTATATTGTGCTTCAAGGTCAATAAAGTGCATTTATTCTTCCTTTATCGATAGGTTACCATTCACTAATGAATACAGCTCGTTAGTGTGTACACAACGAGCTTCTGCGCTTCCCTCAAGGGGTAAATCTAGCTGCTCACCATACTTACTGATCCAGCCAACTTGACGTGCAGGTACGCCAACCATCAAAGCGAAAGCTTTTACATCTTTGTTGACCACAGCACCTGCACCTACTAGCGCATATTCACCAATGGTTACACCGCACACAATGGTGCAGTTGGCTCCCAACGTGGCGCCTTTTCGGACAAACGTATCTCTGTACTCAGACTTTCGTTCAATGAATGAGCGAGGATTGTAAACATTCGTGAAAACCATACTCGGTCCACAAAACACATCATCCTCAAGAAAGACGTTGTCATAGACTGAAACATTGTTCTGTACTTTAACGTTATTACCAATCGTAACTTTGTTACCGACAAAAACATTTTGCCCTAGCGAGCAGCCTTTACCTATTTGAGCTTGCCCACATACATGAGCAAAGTGCCAAACTCTGGAGCCTTCTCCTATTTCGGCGCCCTCGTCGACTATTGCGCTTTCGTGAATCATAACCGTCATCAGAGCACCTTCGCTAGCAGAGCATGAGCGCGATCACCGGCATTTACTAGAGGCTGTTTACGAATTGCTTCGACTGTCTCTATGGCGACCCGATTTTCATCAACTCCAAAGCCTTGCCCTTTCAAGATATACTCATAGCTTTGTGTGTGAAGGTCCGTAAACCCGCCTGAGAACTCTAGTTCTTCATCACCTATGGTGATGCTACGGTAGGTGAGCTTTTCACCTTTTACGGCATTTTCAGGTAAGTTATTTGCATCAATGGATAAAAACCACCTCACACGTGCTTTTTCATACTCGAGGTAGCCACTTGCTGTTTTTTCATCACGGTAATGCACCTCATTACTCAGCAACTTACCAAATACAAAGTGCAACATGTCATAAAAATGTACGCCTATATTCGTTGCTACCCCGCCAGATTTATGGTCGAACCCTTTCCATGACTTCATGTACCACTTACCACGAGAAGTCATATAGGTAAGGTCAACATCAAAGATATGATCAGCGGGTGCGGCTGCGACTTTCTCTTTTAACGCTATAATCGCAGGGTGCAACCTTAACTGAAGTATTGAGTTAACTTGTGCACTGTATTTCTCCTCATACTCTTTCAAGATATCCATATCCGCAGAATTAAGTACTAAAGGCTTTTCACAGATAACGTCTATGCCATTTTTAAAAGCATACTTCATGTGCGGCGCGTGGAGGTAGTTAGGGCTACAAATAGCAATGTAATCAAGCTTTTTGCCCTGCATACTTTGATCTTCAACGAAAGCGGTAAAGTCCTCAAATTCAGTAAAGAACTCGGCCTCGGGAAAGTAGCTATCCATTATACCCACAGAGTCATTAGTATCCATGGCAACGACCAATTCGTTACCTGTTTCTTTGATAGCCTTGAGATGGCGAGGAGCAATGTATCCGGCAGCTCCGATTAGTGCGAATCTTTTCATGGTTTAGGCCTTTATAACTTTCTGCGAGGCACTTCTATATTTGCCACGGGTGTCAACGATTAAAGGAGCGTGTTCGAGGATAAGTTCGTAATCAAACTTGTCATGATCGGTTGCCAATACGACAGCATCAACCTCACTCAACGACTCAGCTGTGAGTTCTTCGGAGCGTAAATCAAAATCATGCTCTCGCATTCGTGGAAATTCATGAACATGAGGATCGCTGTATGATACATCGCACCCTTTTGCTCTTAGGAGCTCCATGATTTCCACGGAAGGAGACTCACGCATGTCATCAACATTCTTCTTATATGCGATCCCTAAGACCAGTACTTTGCTCCCCTTGAGCGCTTTACCAGAGTCATTTAGACCATCCATCAGTTTACTAACAACGTATTCTGGCATGGCCTGATTCACTTCACCAGAGAGCTCAATAAAGCGGGTATGTAAACCATACTCTCTGGCTTTCCAAGTCAGGTAGAATGGGTCTATAGGGATACAATGGCCGCCTAAACCTGGTCCTGGATAATAAGGAGTAAAGCCAAAAGGTTTTGTTGCTGCAGCGTCAACCACCTCAAAAATGTCTACTCCCATACGATCAGCGACTACTTTCATTTCATTGACCAAGCCAATATTCACTGCTCGGTGAATATTCTCGAGTAGCTTTGTCATTTCAGCCACTTTAGTGGAGCTAACAGGCACCACACTATCAATCGCAGGTGAGTACAGCGATATGCCGACTTCTGTGCATTCTTTGGTATGACCACCACAAATTTTTGGGATTGTATTAGTCTGAAAATCTGGGTTGCCTGGGTCTTCGCGCTCTGGTGAGTATATTAAGAAATAGTTGTCTCCCACTGTAAACCCACACTTTTCAATCCTAGGAAGCAACTCTTCCTCGGTAGTTCCAGGATAAGTGGTGCTCTCAAGAGACAACACCTGTCCCGATATAAGGTGTGGCAGTAATGAGTCCATCGTCGATGTGACGTAACTTAAATCTGGTTCTCGGTATTTATTAAGCGGAGTAGGAACACATAAAATAATGGCATCACACTTCGCAGCTTGAGCAA
This window harbors:
- a CDS encoding DegT/DnrJ/EryC1/StrS family aminotransferase — protein: MHFIDLEAQYKHLQNKIDARIKTVLEHGQYIMGPEVRELEQQLADYVGVKHVISCANGTDALTLSLMTLGIEENDAVFCPTFTFFATAEVISYAGATPVFVDSDEDTFNICPVHLEKQIKSVIEQGLYTPKAIIAVDLFGLPANYPELERIAEKYGLKLIEDAAQGFGGAINSRRAGSFGDIATTSFFPAKPLGCYGDGGAIFTNSDEYAELLRSYRVHGKGKDKYDNVRIGMNSRLDTIQAAILLEKLAAFPEELENRNKAAQRYEEQLSGKFKTPKVPSGYLSSWAQYTLVSDNRESDMQAYKAQGVPTMIYYGTCMHQQSAFAELGYEDKDFPVATKLAQSVFSLPMHGYL
- a CDS encoding acyltransferase, with protein sequence MTVMIHESAIVDEGAEIGEGSRVWHFAHVCGQAQIGKGCSLGQNVFVGNKVTIGNNVKVQNNVSVYDNVFLEDDVFCGPSMVFTNVYNPRSFIERKSEYRDTFVRKGATLGANCTIVCGVTIGEYALVGAGAVVNKDVKAFALMVGVPARQVGWISKYGEQLDLPLEGSAEARCVHTNELYSLVNGNLSIKEE
- a CDS encoding Gfo/Idh/MocA family protein; this translates as MKRFALIGAAGYIAPRHLKAIKETGNELVVAMDTNDSVGIMDSYFPEAEFFTEFEDFTAFVEDQSMQGKKLDYIAICSPNYLHAPHMKYAFKNGIDVICEKPLVLNSADMDILKEYEEKYSAQVNSILQLRLHPAIIALKEKVAAAPADHIFDVDLTYMTSRGKWYMKSWKGFDHKSGGVATNIGVHFYDMLHFVFGKLLSNEVHYRDEKTASGYLEYEKARVRWFLSIDANNLPENAVKGEKLTYRSITIGDEELEFSGGFTDLHTQSYEYILKGQGFGVDENRVAIETVEAIRKQPLVNAGDRAHALLAKVL
- a CDS encoding nucleotide sugar dehydrogenase is translated as MNNKEQLISRFESRSATIGIVGLGYVGLPLLLRYSSIGFNVIGIDIDPNKVEQINSGKSYIEHIASDAIAAAVTSGAVATSDFAQAAKCDAIILCVPTPLNKYREPDLSYVTSTMDSLLPHLISGQVLSLESTTYPGTTEEELLPRIEKCGFTVGDNYFLIYSPEREDPGNPDFQTNTIPKICGGHTKECTEVGISLYSPAIDSVVPVSSTKVAEMTKLLENIHRAVNIGLVNEMKVVADRMGVDIFEVVDAAATKPFGFTPYYPGPGLGGHCIPIDPFYLTWKAREYGLHTRFIELSGEVNQAMPEYVVSKLMDGLNDSGKALKGSKVLVLGIAYKKNVDDMRESPSVEIMELLRAKGCDVSYSDPHVHEFPRMREHDFDLRSEELTAESLSEVDAVVLATDHDKFDYELILEHAPLIVDTRGKYRSASQKVIKA